Part of the Nocardia farcinica genome, TTTGAGGTCCCGATGGTAGATCCGATGCCGGTGGGTGGCCGCCAGTACCGCGGCGGTCTGCGCGCCGAGCGCGGCGACGATCCCGATCGGCAGCCGCCCACGGCGGACGAGCAGGTCGTCGAGGGTCACCCCGTCGACGAATTCCATCACCAGATAAGGCCGGAACGGCTCGGTGTCGGTGAGCCCGGCATCGTAGATCGCGGGCGTGCCGGGATGGCTGACGGTGGCCATCAGCTCGGCTTCCCGCAGAAAGCGTTTCGTCCACTCACTGTCGGATTCGAGATCGGCGTGGGTGAGTTTGACGGCCACCCGCCGTTTCAGGTTGCGATCGAATCCCTCGAACACCTGCCCCATACCACCGGCCCCGACCTGGCGGATGAGGTCGTAGCGTCCCCCGACCTGCACCGGTCACCTCCGTGCTTCTCGACTACCCACCCAGATCACCGGTGTCGGCCGGACGCAGCCGCGCCGTCGCCAGACCGCGGTATCCGATCCGGACCAGCGCTTCGATGGTCGCGCGACGCTGCAGCCAGTCCTCCTCGAGCTTACGCAGCCGGGCGAACGCCCGCGCATACCGGCGCTGGTCGGCCGGGGTCAGGCGCGGCAGTGCGACCTCGTAGAGATCGATGCTGCCACGGGACCCTTCGACCGCCGCGCGCAGCACACCGGCGAGGAACTCCGGGTCGAGCACCTCGGGGTCGGCGCGCACGAGTTCGATGCCGGGACCGAGCAGCACACCTTCTCCCTCCCGGAACACCCGTACGATCCGATCGGCCATCACCGCGACCACATCTCCCGGACGCACCGGCACCGCTCCCGGAGCCTGCTCATCGCCCAGGCGCGACGGCGGGCGGCCCAGCCGGACGTCCTTGGCAGTCCACATCGGGACACCGGTCTCGGCACGGACCGTCGGGGGCGACTGATGGAAGCTCACCATCCCTGCCTCGGCCAGTTCGCCGAGGGTGACAACGCCCGCCGCGGGTTCTGCCGGCGCCAGCGCGGGTGCGGTCTCCAGCGGCGATTCGGAGAGCGTTGCCAGCAGGTCCGGGTATCTGTCGAGCTCGGTGGTGCCGGGGTCGGCCGGCGTCAGATCCACGCGGTCGTCCAGCCGATCGATGACGCGGACCGCGTACCCGGCCGCATCAGGGTGTGTGGGATGGTCGCGGAACGCCCGCCACGCTGTCGCCACCCGTGTCGGGTCGCCCGCGGCATCAATGAGCAGGACATGGTCAGGACGTTCGCCGTCGGTGCCGGACAGCACCCACAGGTGCCGGTCGGCGTCCAGGCCCGCCACGAGCGCGCGCAGCACACCCTTGCGCAACGACACTCCGCGCAGCGTCCGCGCCTGCCTGCTCGTCGCGGCGGACACCGGCATCGGCACCGCGACCAGGCCCGTTTCGGAAACCTGGGTCAGGCATTGGTGCAACCACGCTTCCGCACCGTCCGCCGACGTCCAGCGCCGATCGCCGTCGTCGCCGTACAGGCCGGGGTCGTACAGGTTCGCCTCGAAAGTCTGCTCGGCGAATTCATGCCACATGCCGGATCCTCCCGCCTGGTTCGTCCGGACGGACGCTATCGCCCGTCGCTCGATCCGGCATCGCCGAACGGTTCTCCCGCACTCTCCTCCGCGTCACCGGCCGGGGCGATCCCGCCGGTCGTCAGCCCGGCCACGACCTTGTCCGCGAGGTCGTCGACCGCCGCCGCCGCCTGCGCGGCGGCGCTGCGCAACCGGAACAGTCTGCGCAGCAACGCGCCGTAACGCTGCTGCTCGGCCAAGGTCAGCACCGGGACGCGCAACCGGCCGGGATCGAAACGCATCGTCGTGGCCCGGGCCGCGGAGCTGTTGCCCGCGAGCAGGAAGCCCGCCAGGAACCAGGGATCGAGCCGATCCGTGTCCACCCGCAGGGTGTGCAGATTCGGCCCGCGCGCCGCAGCCACGTCGTCCGGTCCGGCAACCCGGACGGCGCGCCCCCCTTGCCGGTCGCCGCGCGCAGTCGCCAGCAGGACGTCACCGACCTCGATCCCCACGTCGTCACCGCTCCCCGGACCCGTCACGGCGCTCTCACCACCGGTACCGGAGTCCTCTCGCGCCGCTGACTGCGCGCGGATCCATTGCAGCCAGCCGTGACCGGCGAGTTCGGCGACTGTAACGTGCCGCCAGGTACGCGCGGCTCCCTCGAGCCAGCCGTCGAGCGACGCACGGACCGCCTCGAGTTCGTCACCGGCAGCTGCCAAGCGGTGGGCCGTCGATTCCAGCTGACCGGTGAGCGCGCCGGTGTCGACCACCAGGTGGACGTAGCGGGACGGGGTCAGATCGACCGATTCGTCGAGCACATCGATGGACCCGACCGCTGCGGCGGCGTCGGCCTCGGCGCCGGGATCCCCGCCTTCGTCGAATGCCCGCCAAGCTCGCGTCACCTGATCGGTGACAAGCTGCCAATCGGTGCTCTGTTCCCCCTCACCGATCGCGCCCATCAAGGTGGTGTCCACGAAAAGCACGTGGTCGGCCGGGCGCACATCCGGCAGCGGCCGTTGCAGCACCCAGATCTGGAGTCCCACGTGCCAGGGCAGTGCGGCACCCGGCGGTAACGCGATGACCGCGCGCAGAATGCCCGCACGTACCAGGTTGGCTCGGATCTTGCGGCCGGAGGGCCGGGCGGCCACGGCGGGCGGCAACAGCACCGCGGCGACGCCCCCGGGACGCAGATGTGCGACCGCGTGCTGCACCCAGGCCAGCTCCGATTCCATCCGCGACGGCAGCCCGTACTGCCATCGGGTGTCGAATGCCAGCTCGGCGGCGCCCCAGTCACGTTGACCGTAGGGCGGATTGGTGAGGACGACGTCGGCGGTGAGGTCGGCGAAGGCATCGGCCTGCAGGCTGTCGCCCAGGCGGATGTCGGCCTCGAGCCCGGTTTCCGCCGATACCGTCAGCCGCGCCCGTTCCACCTGCACCGGTAGCGCGTCCTGGCCGTGGAGATCGACGACGCCCCGTGCGGCGGCCGCCAGCAGCAGCGCGCCGCTCCCGCAGGCCGGGTCGAGTGCCGTACGCACCCGGGGTCCGGCCGCGGTGACGGCCAGTTCCGCCATCAGTGCCGCGATGGGATCGGGCGTGCGATGCACACCGGACGCCAGCGCCTCCTCCAGCGCGCGGTCGGCGAGCGCGTCGACCGCCGCCCGCGCGCCGTCCTCCTGGCGGACCCGCTCCAGCAGGGCGACCGCGCGTCGCGCGAACTCGGTGTCGACCTCGTCGTCCGCCTCGACCGCCCACCCGGCGTCGGCCGATCGCAAGCTCCGCATGAAGCGGGCCACCGCCTGCGGGGCGGCATCGCTGCGTAGCCAGGTCCGCAGTTCCGTCAGTGGTGCTTCCGAGGTCGCGATGTCGTGCTCGGCCAGCCAGGCGCGCACCTGCGCGAGGTCGAAGACCGGGCGAGCCTCGCTGCCGCCCACCGGCTTCGGGAAGTCGGTGTGCCTGCGGCGCCAATTGCTGACGGTGGCCCGCGTGACGCCGGCGAGCCGGGAGAGCTCGGCGGCGCTGATCGTGGACACAGTCTTGGACATGGTCCTCCTCTCCGGTCCGATTGCTCCACCCTGCTGCATCTGTGAGCAAAAATCAACTGCCGAAGACGTATTGACATTGCTTTCATAGAAAGCATACGGTGTCAAAGCAACGACGCCCACCGTGGTTGGTGGCCTCCACGGCGGCCGCGACCACTCTCGACTCTCCGGGGGAATCCCATGCTCACCACTCGCACACTCGCTTCCGTGCTCGCGCTCGGTGCCGCCGCCGCGATCGTCGCGGCGCCCACGGCCACCGCCGCTCCGTCGTCGGGATCCGCCGGCGGCTCGTCGTCGAGCGGATGCGGTCCCCGCTCCGGCTCGGACCATCTCTTCCTCGCCGAATCGCACTACGACGACGAGTCCTGTGGCGTGCAGGACGCCGCGATCCAGCTCGCGCACAGCAGCTGCCGCTGGCTCGACGCACACGGCGGCACCGCCCGCAACCGGATCACGCTCGCCGAAGAGCTCAGCGACACCGTCGACTACCCGTACCTCTTCGTGCGCGCCGCCACCCTCGCCTACTGCCCGCGCTACGCGCGCTGAACCAGGAGCCATCATGTCCAGCAACCACATCGGCCTGCGTGAACACGACGGCCTCGACCAGGCGCTGGCCGCGGCGTCCGCCGACGCCGCAGCCTCGGGCGCACGAGTCTTCCCCTGCACGGTGTTCCGCCAGGGCAGGCGCACGATGATCTCGACGTCTTTCCCGTACGCGTTCCTCGCCCGCCAGGTCGTCGCGGAATCGGTGGACAAGGGCGGCGATCCGGCCAACACCACCAATCGCCCGCTGATGACCGACCACGTGCGCAACATCAATACCTATGTGAGAGAGAACCGCGAGGACTACATCCTGCCGCCGGTGACGCTCAATGCCCGGCAGCTGCCCGCCCTGCACTTGCCGCGCGGCAACTTCAAGAACCGGCTCGGCTTCATGGTCATCGGCGACGAGGTCCGCTTCTACGTCACCGATGGCCAGCACCGCATCACCGCGATCCGCGGGCACGGCTCCGGCCGCTCGGCGATCCCGAGCCTGGTCGACCTCGACGACGGTTTCGAAGACGACAGTCTCGCGGTGCTGATCGTGGTGGAGGAGGACCTCAAGCGCATCCACCAGGACTTCGCCGACGCCGCGCAGACCAAACAGATCCCCGCGAGCCTGCTCGCCGTCTACAACACCCGCGAACCGGTCAACGGCGTCCTCGCCGACCTGGTCGAACGCACTCGCTTCTTCCGGGGGCGGGTGGATGCCACCTCCAAGACGCTGCCGAAGGCGTCGCAGGCGGTGTTCCTGCTGAACCAGGTGCGCCAGTTCGTCAAGGAGCTGCTTTTCGCCGACTACGCCCTGTCCGAGGATTCGGTGGCCCGGCAGAGTTCGCGGCTGATCGGCGACAAGCAGGCCAGGGACGAGCTGGTCGAGGACGCGATCGTCCTCGTCGAGACGCTGTCCGAGCACATGGATCCGTGGCGGGAGATCTGTTCGCTGCCCACCAGTGGCGGCCCGGCCAACCGGGTGGCGGACTTCCGCCAGCGCTATATCAACATGACCGCCACCGGCCTGGTGGTCATCGGCCGGGTCGCCTACGAGATCCGCAAGAGTACTGATCTCGCGTGGCGGCAGGACGCCTACAAGCGCTTGGCCACCGAGATCGATTGGCGCAGAGATGCCCTGATCTGGAGAGGCAGCATCGTGTCGCCGGACGGGAAGATCAGCACCCAGCGCGGGCCGGTGCGCGAGGCCGCCGACCGCGTCAAGCGACAGCTCGGCCTGGCCACCAGCGGACAGCCCGGCTGAGCGGGTGCCCGGCCGGGCGCGGCGCGGCCGGATGAGGTCGATCGGCTGGTCGCCGCGCCGAGCGGGCTGTACCTGGTGGAACTGAAGGCCTGGCACGGTGAGGTCGTCGCCACGAAGCGCGGGTGACTGCCGACCGATGCGGCGGGCGAACGTATCCAGCACGGCCGTCCGGTGCAGGTGACCTGGCACAAGTGCGGCGCGCTCGCCCGCCTGCTGGATCGGTTGGGCGAGCAGGTCTACATCCGCCCGCTCGTCGCGTTCTCCCGGCAGGGGCTGCGCCTGTTCCTCCCCGGCGGCGAGCTGCGTTGTGTGGTACCCGTCGACGCGCTCGTCAACCGGCTGTCCCGCCCGTCCCACAACGTCCGGGACCGGATGCCCGCCGAGCGCGTCGCACGGATCGCCACGGCGCTCGAGAACGCCGGAATCGTCGCACACGACGGTCCCAGCCCGCAGAATGAACCGACGGGGGGAGCCGACGGCCGATAGGGGAAACATGTCGATCCCCCCGCACGGTACTAAGTTGATCTGTTCGACCGTCCAGAGACCAGGAGCAGCCTCGATGACCTCCGCGCACCCCCGTGCCGACCTCAACGTCGCCCCCGGCTCGATCGTCGTGGTCCGCGACGAGGAATGGCTGGTGACCTCCGCGGAACAGGGTTCCGATGGCTGGCTGCTTCGGGTGCGCGGGCTCTCCGAACTGGTGGCCGACACCACGGCCACCTTCTACTCGTCCCTGGACGACATCGAGGTGCAGGACCCGGCGGCCGCCGAGATCGTGCCCGACGGTTCCTCCGGCTACCGCGATTCCCGCCTGTGGCTGGAGGCGCTGCTGCGCAAGACCCCGTTCCCCTACGGGGACCAGACGCTCACCGTGTCGACCCGGATGCTGGCCGACTCGCTGGGCTACCAGCGGGCCGCGGTGGCCAAGGCACTCGACCCGCGACTCATCCGCCCGCGCATCCTGCTCGCCGACGCGGTCGGTCTGGGGAAGACACTCGAGATCGGCATGATCCTGTCCGAGCTCGTGCGCCGTGGCCGCGGCGAGCGCATTCTCATCGTGACGCCGCGGCACGTGCTCGAACAGATGCAGCACGAGCTGTGGTGCCGCTTCGCGCTGCCGTTCGTGCGGCTCGACTCCGCGGGCATTCAGAAGGTGCGCCAGAAACTCCCTGCCACGCGTAACCCGTTCACCTACTACAAGCGCGCCATCATCTCCATCGATACCCTCAAGAGCCCTCGCTACAAAGCGCACCTCGAGCGCCAGCACTGGGACGCCGTGGTGATCGACGAGTCCCACAACCTCACCAATGTCGGCACCCAGAACAACGAGCTCGCCCGCGTGCTGGCCCCCAACACCGAGGCGCTGATCCTCGCCTCGGCCACGCCCCACAACGGCCGTGCGGAGTCCTTCTCCGAGCTGTTACGCCTGCTCGACCCGACCGCGGTGGCCCCGGACGGCTCGTTCGAGAAAACCGATGTGCAGACGCTGCTGATCCGCAGGCACCGGCATCACGACGAGGTCGCCGCCGAGGTGGGCAGCGACTGGGCCGAGCGCGCCGAGCCCGTGCACCGTCTCGTGCAGCCCTCCGCCGCCGAAGACGCGGTGGCCCGCGAACTGTCGCAGGTGTGGCTGCATCCGGCATCCGGCTCGTCCCCCTACTCCGGGGAGACCAAGGCGCTGTTCCCGTGGACGCTGGCCAAGGCGTTCCTGTCCTCCCCCGCCGCGTTGCGCGAGTCCATCGACCAGCGCCGCGCCAAGCTCACCGAGGGCGGACCGCGCACCCCGGAGGAGCGCGCCGAACTGGCCGCGCTGGACACCCTTTCCGATCTCAACGACAAGGCGTTCACCGAGGCGGCGGGCAAACAGGCGGCCCTGGTGCAGCGTTTGCGGGAGATCGGGGTCGGCCCGAAGTCCGACATGCGCGCGGTGGTCTTCGCCGAACGCATCGCGACTCTGAAGTGGCTGACCGAGCTCCTGCCACCCGCCCTGGGACTGAAGCCCGAGAACGTCGTGATGCTGCACGGCGGCCTCTCCGATGTGGAGCAGCAGGAGATCGTCGACAGTTTCAAACTGGAGACCTCGCCGATCCGCGTGCTCGTCACCGGCGATGTCGCCTCCGAGGGCGTCAACCTGCACGCCCAGTGCCACCACCTCATCCACTACGACATCCCGTGGTCGCTGATCCGCATCGAGCAGCGCAACGGCCGCATCGACCGGTACGGCCAGCGCCGCCCACCGGTCATCTCCTCGCTGATCCTCGAGCCCTCCGACCCCGACTTCTCCGGTGACCTGCGGGTGCTCTCGCGGCTGCTGGAGAAGGAGAACGAAGCGCACTCGGCGCTCGGTGACGTCGCCTCCTTGATGGGTAAGCACAGTGTGGGCGAAGAGGAATCGGCGATCCGGGACGTGCTGGCCCGCAAATCCACCCTCGACGAACAGGTACGTTCGATCGACGAGATCCTCGGCGGCGAGGACATCGATGCGTTCTTCGCCCAGCTCGACATGCTCGACGACGAGACCCCGGAGCTGCCCGAACTCCCCCATCAGAGCCTCTACCCCGACGACATCACCTTCCTCGACGAGGCATTGCGAGCCGCCTTCGACGACGTCCCGCACGCCGATCCCGCCGCGGGCGGCGTCGGCTGGACCGTCCACGCCAACCACAGCATCGCCGAGCTGGTCCCGCCACGCGACCTGCGCCAGCGTCTGAACCAGCTACCGCAGAACTACCTGCAGCACGGTCGGGTCTTGGAACGCCTCAAGCTCGCCACCTCACCCCAGGTCGGCGACGCCCAGTTGCGCGCCGCCAAACAGGGCAAGGGCGTGAACGGAACCACCTGGCCGGAGGCGCATTTCCTCGGCCCCCTGCACCCGGTGCTCGACTGGGCCTGCGACCGCGCGCTGAGCGCACTCGGCCGCAATCAGGTGTTCGCCATCCGCGGCGCCCTGCCCGCGCCCACCGTACTGCTGATGGGCACCCTCATGAACCGCCGCGGCCAGCTGGTCTCCCGCGTCTTCGCCACGGTCGTGTTCCCTGCCCCGCAGAATCCCGCGTTCTCCCTGGTGGAAACCCATCAGGATCTCGACTTCCTGCTCACCGACACGGGTTTGCGGCCCGGCACCGCCAATCCCGGCCCGCTCGACGACATCGAAGAGCTGCGCCCGCTCATCCCGCTCGCCGTCGAGCAGGCGGCCCAGTCGATGAAGATCATTCTCGACCAGCAGGAAAGCACGGCCACCGAGCGTCTGCGGGCGTGGCGCCGCCGCGCCGACCGATGGTATGCCGCCGCCGAGCAGCTCGAGCTGTTCGGCAGCCAGAAGTCCAAGGTGGACAAGCTGTCTCGCCGCATCGCCGAAGAGCAGCGGCTGGCCGAATCTCTCGCCCCCACCCAGCAGTTGGTGCGCCCGCTGCTGGTGATCGTCCCGGAAAAGGATCGGTGACCATGCCTTCTTTCGACTCCATCGTCGTCGGCGAGGACTGGATCAGCGAGCACTACTTCACCACCGATTCGGTGAAGGAGTCCTTCCACGGCAAGGTCACGGAACTGCGCAAGGCCTGGGACGCCGAGGCCAAGGAGGGCCGCCCCACCGTGCGAAGCGCCCTGCTGGCCGCCGCCCGCGACCTGCAGACCGGCCTCGCCGGCCTCACCGAGAACCCCGAGGCCGCCCCCAAGGTACACGCCCTGGTCCGCACCGTCTTCGGCTACGACGGCGAACTCACCCCCTTCACCGCCGAACGCGCCGGCACCGACCTCC contains:
- a CDS encoding DNA methyltransferase family protein; the encoded protein is MWHEFAEQTFEANLYDPGLYGDDGDRRWTSADGAEAWLHQCLTQVSETGLVAVPMPVSAATSRQARTLRGVSLRKGVLRALVAGLDADRHLWVLSGTDGERPDHVLLIDAAGDPTRVATAWRAFRDHPTHPDAAGYAVRVIDRLDDRVDLTPADPGTTELDRYPDLLATLSESPLETAPALAPAEPAAGVVTLGELAEAGMVSFHQSPPTVRAETGVPMWTAKDVRLGRPPSRLGDEQAPGAVPVRPGDVVAVMADRIVRVFREGEGVLLGPGIELVRADPEVLDPEFLAGVLRAAVEGSRGSIDLYEVALPRLTPADQRRYARAFARLRKLEEDWLQRRATIEALVRIGYRGLATARLRPADTGDLGG
- a CDS encoding N-6 DNA methylase; translation: MSKTVSTISAAELSRLAGVTRATVSNWRRRHTDFPKPVGGSEARPVFDLAQVRAWLAEHDIATSEAPLTELRTWLRSDAAPQAVARFMRSLRSADAGWAVEADDEVDTEFARRAVALLERVRQEDGARAAVDALADRALEEALASGVHRTPDPIAALMAELAVTAAGPRVRTALDPACGSGALLLAAAARGVVDLHGQDALPVQVERARLTVSAETGLEADIRLGDSLQADAFADLTADVVLTNPPYGQRDWGAAELAFDTRWQYGLPSRMESELAWVQHAVAHLRPGGVAAVLLPPAVAARPSGRKIRANLVRAGILRAVIALPPGAALPWHVGLQIWVLQRPLPDVRPADHVLFVDTTLMGAIGEGEQSTDWQLVTDQVTRAWRAFDEGGDPGAEADAAAAVGSIDVLDESVDLTPSRYVHLVVDTGALTGQLESTAHRLAAAGDELEAVRASLDGWLEGAARTWRHVTVAELAGHGWLQWIRAQSAAREDSGTGGESAVTGPGSGDDVGIEVGDVLLATARGDRQGGRAVRVAGPDDVAAARGPNLHTLRVDTDRLDPWFLAGFLLAGNSSAARATTMRFDPGRLRVPVLTLAEQQRYGALLRRLFRLRSAAAQAAAAVDDLADKVVAGLTTGGIAPAGDAEESAGEPFGDAGSSDGR
- a CDS encoding DUF732 domain-containing protein encodes the protein MLALGAAAAIVAAPTATAAPSSGSAGGSSSSGCGPRSGSDHLFLAESHYDDESCGVQDAAIQLAHSSCRWLDAHGGTARNRITLAEELSDTVDYPYLFVRAATLAYCPRYAR
- a CDS encoding DNA sulfur modification protein DndB, giving the protein MSSNHIGLREHDGLDQALAAASADAAASGARVFPCTVFRQGRRTMISTSFPYAFLARQVVAESVDKGGDPANTTNRPLMTDHVRNINTYVRENREDYILPPVTLNARQLPALHLPRGNFKNRLGFMVIGDEVRFYVTDGQHRITAIRGHGSGRSAIPSLVDLDDGFEDDSLAVLIVVEEDLKRIHQDFADAAQTKQIPASLLAVYNTREPVNGVLADLVERTRFFRGRVDATSKTLPKASQAVFLLNQVRQFVKELLFADYALSEDSVARQSSRLIGDKQARDELVEDAIVLVETLSEHMDPWREICSLPTSGGPANRVADFRQRYINMTATGLVVIGRVAYEIRKSTDLAWRQDAYKRLATEIDWRRDALIWRGSIVSPDGKISTQRGPVREAADRVKRQLGLATSGQPG
- a CDS encoding helicase-related protein, which translates into the protein MTSAHPRADLNVAPGSIVVVRDEEWLVTSAEQGSDGWLLRVRGLSELVADTTATFYSSLDDIEVQDPAAAEIVPDGSSGYRDSRLWLEALLRKTPFPYGDQTLTVSTRMLADSLGYQRAAVAKALDPRLIRPRILLADAVGLGKTLEIGMILSELVRRGRGERILIVTPRHVLEQMQHELWCRFALPFVRLDSAGIQKVRQKLPATRNPFTYYKRAIISIDTLKSPRYKAHLERQHWDAVVIDESHNLTNVGTQNNELARVLAPNTEALILASATPHNGRAESFSELLRLLDPTAVAPDGSFEKTDVQTLLIRRHRHHDEVAAEVGSDWAERAEPVHRLVQPSAAEDAVARELSQVWLHPASGSSPYSGETKALFPWTLAKAFLSSPAALRESIDQRRAKLTEGGPRTPEERAELAALDTLSDLNDKAFTEAAGKQAALVQRLREIGVGPKSDMRAVVFAERIATLKWLTELLPPALGLKPENVVMLHGGLSDVEQQEIVDSFKLETSPIRVLVTGDVASEGVNLHAQCHHLIHYDIPWSLIRIEQRNGRIDRYGQRRPPVISSLILEPSDPDFSGDLRVLSRLLEKENEAHSALGDVASLMGKHSVGEEESAIRDVLARKSTLDEQVRSIDEILGGEDIDAFFAQLDMLDDETPELPELPHQSLYPDDITFLDEALRAAFDDVPHADPAAGGVGWTVHANHSIAELVPPRDLRQRLNQLPQNYLQHGRVLERLKLATSPQVGDAQLRAAKQGKGVNGTTWPEAHFLGPLHPVLDWACDRALSALGRNQVFAIRGALPAPTVLLMGTLMNRRGQLVSRVFATVVFPAPQNPAFSLVETHQDLDFLLTDTGLRPGTANPGPLDDIEELRPLIPLAVEQAAQSMKIILDQQESTATERLRAWRRRADRWYAAAEQLELFGSQKSKVDKLSRRIAEEQRLAESLAPTQQLVRPLLVIVPEKDR